Within the Vigna angularis cultivar LongXiaoDou No.4 chromosome 10, ASM1680809v1, whole genome shotgun sequence genome, the region TCTAAGGTCACATCATACCCACAAAGgtcaaacataaaaatatttctctacaagaaaacataaacatacaGCCACAGCTTATATGAATTATGGAAAGAGTcaaatttactcttttttttcttcaaacagAATTTCTTTCGAATGATGCATTTATGTTCAAAAACAGGTTTATTATTATGACAATATCATTATCTctgtaattaaaaaaagaaacagttttattaaagaaatcatAACGCAGAGACACTGAAAAGTGTCGGTGACAGAAGAGAAAAGCAGAGGAAggaaaaatggaaagaaacaGTTCTATTGCATATTAAAAAAACTGTTCAGAAAGATAATAAGATGATAAACACATGAATAAAAGTGAGGAGCCAATCCAAACTTCAATGGCTAGCATCTTCTTCCTCACAAAATTTTGTGTATTCCTTTGGACCCAACAACGACTCTAACTCAGAAGGATCACTTGGCTTTACTTTGATCATCCATCCATCTTCGTATGGGCTTGAGTTTACCTTAATTCAAAtgccaaaaatacaaaaataactATAAGTTTCTCATTACAAGAAAATAGTACATGCACAGTAAGATAATATTTATAAGCATGCATATATAAAAGttcttttaatgtttataataatcctacttaaaaaaaacaacttgtAAGATAATATTTATAAGCATTTATATATATCTAATGGTGGGACTTAAACCATACTTAAcataattattgattaacttcCTGAGATAAAGTAGAAGAAAGAAACAGGGTTGTTAAAGGTTAGAATTTATCACCAGGCCAGGCGTTTCTGTGAGCTTTTTGTTAACCTCAACAACCTCCCCTGATATTGGAGAGTTTATATCACTTGATGCTTTCACACTTTCAACAGCTCCAAACCCAGAACTCTTGGACACTGTAACACCTGCCTCTGGCAGCTCCACAAACACAACCTCTCCAAGATGGCCCTGCAATTATTGCAAAGCTAAGTCTTCAAATAATGTCATGTTAGATATGTTAGATATTACTATGAACATTAATATCTCAACTAGAAGTTTCGTGAAAATTATATTGTAATACACGTAGAACTTGCACAAACAACTGCACAAGTTTTCTGCTAAATTGTAA harbors:
- the LOC108335331 gene encoding glycine cleavage system H protein, mitochondrial, with amino-acid sequence MALRMWASSTANALKLSSASRPHLLPPFSFSRCLSTVLDGLKYAESHEWVKHEGSVATIGITDHAQGHLGEVVFVELPEAGVTVSKSSGFGAVESVKASSDINSPISGEVVEVNKKLTETPGLVNSSPYEDGWMIKVKPSDPSELESLLGPKEYTKFCEEEDASH